The proteins below are encoded in one region of Limnochorda pilosa:
- a CDS encoding sensor histidine kinase, translated as MKTELSSQRLEELLDHVIAQVRDGREEMHAMAEAAHGEEAELQRRLDQLQHQLLRVADQVDRASREAYRSRHRLMLVNRDFSRFSEEEIRRAYHDAQEAQLELATQQERERLLRLQRDEQERTVRMVRQLAERADALVAQVSVALDFLQGNLEAMSEQLQDLRARQEMGRRVIASVEEERRRLAREIHDGPAQAIANLVFRAEICQRLAQALPGAAGTGQPAAGQDVAEKPAPGTEPGVAATLSAELGRIREGVQESLREIRTIISNLRPMALDDLGLVPAVRRFLEGVQTGSGGPEVDFHYDDEETRMEPEKEAALFRLVQEAVQNALRHARAQRIVVRLELTAGRVSLLVADDGIGFDWEAVQRRGGTYGLMHMRERVEWLQGSFQVESRPGRGTRIRVQIPVGRGGGT; from the coding sequence GTGAAGACCGAGCTGAGCTCGCAGCGCCTGGAAGAGCTCCTGGATCATGTCATCGCCCAGGTCCGGGACGGGCGCGAAGAGATGCACGCGATGGCTGAGGCCGCGCACGGTGAGGAGGCGGAGCTCCAGCGGCGCCTCGACCAGCTCCAGCACCAGCTCCTGCGGGTGGCGGACCAGGTGGACCGGGCGTCGCGGGAGGCGTACCGGTCGCGCCACCGCCTGATGCTGGTGAACCGCGACTTCAGCCGCTTCAGTGAGGAAGAGATCCGCCGCGCGTACCACGACGCCCAGGAGGCCCAGCTCGAGCTGGCCACCCAGCAGGAGCGGGAGCGCCTCCTCCGCCTGCAGCGGGACGAGCAGGAGCGCACCGTGCGCATGGTGCGCCAGCTGGCCGAGCGGGCCGACGCCCTGGTGGCCCAGGTGAGCGTCGCCCTGGACTTCCTCCAGGGGAACCTGGAGGCCATGTCCGAGCAGCTGCAGGACCTGCGCGCCCGGCAGGAAATGGGCCGCCGGGTGATCGCGAGCGTGGAGGAGGAGCGCCGCAGGCTGGCCCGCGAGATCCACGACGGGCCGGCCCAGGCCATAGCCAACCTGGTCTTCCGGGCCGAGATCTGCCAGCGGCTGGCGCAAGCGCTCCCTGGGGCGGCCGGCACCGGGCAGCCTGCAGCCGGCCAGGACGTGGCCGAAAAGCCAGCGCCCGGAACCGAACCCGGCGTCGCGGCCACCCTTTCCGCCGAGCTGGGGCGGATCCGGGAGGGCGTCCAGGAGAGCCTGCGGGAGATCCGCACCATCATCAGCAACCTGCGCCCGATGGCCCTGGACGACCTGGGGCTCGTGCCGGCGGTCCGACGCTTCCTCGAAGGGGTCCAGACCGGCAGCGGCGGCCCCGAGGTCGACTTCCACTACGACGACGAGGAGACCCGGATGGAGCCCGAGAAAGAGGCGGCCCTCTTCCGGCTGGTGCAGGAGGCGGTGCAGAACGCCCTCCGGCACGCCCGGGCCCAGCGGATCGTCGTCCGCCTGGAGCTGACGGCTGGCCGGGTCAGCCTTCTGGTGGCCGACGACGGCATCGGCTTCGACTGGGAGGCGGTCCAGCGGCGCGGGGGCACCTACGGGCTCATGCACATGCGGGAACGGGTCGAATGGTTACAGGGGAGCTTCCAGGTGGAGAGCCGCCCCGGCAGGGGCACCCGCATCCGGGTGCAGATTCCCGTGGGAAGGGGTGGGGGAACCTGA
- a CDS encoding response regulator has translation MVTGELPGGEPPRQGHPHPGADSRGKGWGNLIRVGIADDHPLIRQAVTTLLAMEPDIRVVGEAGDARTALELVRAQKPDVLLLDINMPGGGLEVARALARERSETRVVALTIHDDEEYLAALVRMGVRGYVLKDEAPQRVVNAIREVRDGGAVLPSKMMARFLDHLGDHRTSSPRPAAGAEAAGRLSAREREVLEGIVEGKSNRQIAQELVITEKTVKNHITHLLEKLQVQDRTQAAVYALRHGLVAPSDLPDLGPGSQSEPLPALRK, from the coding sequence ATGGTTACAGGGGAGCTTCCAGGTGGAGAGCCGCCCCGGCAGGGGCACCCGCATCCGGGTGCAGATTCCCGTGGGAAGGGGTGGGGGAACCTGATCCGCGTCGGGATCGCCGACGACCACCCGCTCATCCGCCAGGCCGTCACGACCCTGCTGGCCATGGAGCCGGACATCCGCGTGGTGGGCGAGGCAGGGGACGCCCGGACGGCCCTGGAGCTGGTGCGCGCCCAGAAGCCCGACGTGCTCCTGCTGGACATCAACATGCCCGGCGGGGGGCTGGAGGTGGCCCGCGCCCTGGCCCGGGAGCGGTCCGAGACCCGAGTGGTGGCCCTCACCATCCACGACGACGAGGAGTACCTGGCGGCCCTGGTGCGGATGGGCGTGCGGGGCTATGTCTTGAAGGACGAGGCTCCCCAGCGGGTGGTGAACGCCATCCGCGAGGTCCGGGACGGCGGTGCCGTCCTGCCCTCCAAGATGATGGCCCGTTTCCTCGATCACCTGGGGGACCACCGCACCAGCTCCCCGCGCCCCGCCGCCGGGGCTGAAGCGGCCGGCCGGCTCTCGGCCCGGGAGCGCGAGGTGCTCGAGGGGATCGTGGAGGGCAAGAGCAACCGCCAGATCGCCCAGGAGCTGGTCATCACCGAGAAGACCGTGAAGAACCACATCACCCACCTGCTGGAGAAGCTCCAGGTGCAGGACCGGACCCAGGCGGCCGTATACGCGCTCCGCCACGGGCTGGTCGCCCCCTCGGACCTGCCGGATCTGGGACCAGGGTCCCAATCGGAGCCCCTTCCCGCCCTGAGAAAATGA
- a CDS encoding alpha/beta hydrolase: MATETYVELSNYGETIRGVLHLPEGPGPHPAVLCLHGLGGHRIEAHRLFVKLARSLADHDLAALRIDFRGAGESDGEAAERSISSELSDARTAYAHLAGHPSVDRTRLAVLGLSLGGAVAALLAGETEGSDLPPPAALVLWSAVADLQELFLPAVTPEARARLEGGDPVVWGAEEVGPAFYQDLLHLEPLAGFARHRGPALVVHGEGDGVVPPGQARRWGQVRGGVDVVLVPGAGHTFERPDWEREVLEVTVRWLVKRLQRSAA, translated from the coding sequence CTGGCGACCGAGACGTACGTCGAGCTGAGCAACTACGGGGAGACGATCCGGGGCGTCCTCCACCTGCCCGAAGGACCGGGCCCGCACCCGGCGGTCCTCTGCCTGCACGGCCTGGGCGGCCACCGGATCGAGGCGCACCGGCTCTTCGTCAAGCTGGCCCGGTCCCTGGCCGATCACGACCTTGCGGCGCTCCGCATCGACTTCCGGGGCGCGGGCGAGTCGGACGGGGAGGCCGCGGAGCGGAGCATCTCCTCGGAGCTCTCCGACGCCCGCACCGCCTACGCCCACCTGGCCGGGCACCCCTCGGTGGACCGCACCCGCCTGGCGGTCCTGGGGCTCAGCTTGGGCGGGGCGGTGGCCGCCCTCCTGGCGGGCGAGACGGAGGGGTCGGACCTGCCCCCTCCGGCCGCGCTGGTGCTCTGGTCTGCGGTGGCGGACCTTCAGGAGCTCTTCCTGCCCGCGGTGACCCCCGAGGCGCGGGCGCGGCTGGAAGGCGGGGATCCTGTGGTGTGGGGTGCGGAAGAGGTGGGACCCGCGTTCTACCAGGACCTCCTCCACCTGGAGCCGCTCGCCGGCTTCGCTCGCCATCGCGGGCCGGCCCTGGTGGTGCACGGCGAGGGCGACGGGGTCGTGCCCCCGGGCCAGGCCCGGCGGTGGGGACAGGTCCGGGGCGGCGTGGACGTGGTGCTCGTGCCCGGGGCTGGGCACACCTTCGAGCGGCCCGACTGGGAGCGGGAGGTGCTGGAGGTCACGGTCCGGTGGCTCGTGAAGCGGCTTCAGCGGTCCGCAGCGTGA
- a CDS encoding pseudouridine-5'-phosphate glycosidase produces MRELIRVAPEVRAALREGKAVVALESTLVAHGMPYPTNLKTALALEEAVREGGAVPATVAVVGGQVKVGLSESDLELIASDPDVYKASQHDLPVLITKRWHGATTAAAAIAVAGRVGISVFATGAIGGVHRDVMETLDVSTDLTEIARTPVCVVCSGVKTVLDTDWTLEYLETRGVPVLGYQTDVFPAFYYRDSGCPVDYRVESPLEAARVMSVKWALGFTGGLVVANPVPEALELDPDLVEDAVDEALYELEERGIRGKAVTPFLLQVLHEKTEGATLRTGVALAEENARLAARVASEFARLQAARSIS; encoded by the coding sequence GTGCGGGAGCTGATCCGGGTGGCGCCTGAGGTGCGCGCGGCCCTGCGGGAGGGCAAGGCGGTGGTCGCCCTGGAGTCGACCCTGGTGGCCCACGGCATGCCCTACCCCACGAACCTCAAGACCGCCCTGGCCCTGGAGGAGGCCGTCCGGGAGGGAGGGGCCGTCCCGGCGACGGTGGCCGTGGTGGGCGGCCAGGTGAAGGTGGGCCTCTCCGAGAGCGACCTGGAGCTGATCGCAAGCGACCCCGACGTCTACAAGGCCAGCCAGCACGACCTTCCGGTGCTCATCACCAAGCGATGGCACGGGGCCACCACCGCGGCGGCCGCCATCGCCGTAGCCGGGCGGGTCGGGATCTCGGTCTTCGCGACGGGCGCCATCGGCGGCGTCCACCGGGACGTGATGGAGACCCTGGACGTCTCCACGGACCTGACCGAGATCGCCCGAACCCCCGTCTGCGTGGTCTGCTCCGGCGTGAAGACCGTCCTCGACACCGACTGGACGCTGGAGTACCTGGAGACCCGGGGCGTCCCCGTGCTCGGGTACCAGACCGACGTCTTCCCCGCGTTCTACTACCGGGATAGCGGCTGCCCCGTGGACTACCGGGTGGAGTCGCCCCTGGAGGCTGCCCGGGTCATGAGTGTCAAGTGGGCCCTGGGGTTCACCGGAGGGCTCGTGGTGGCCAACCCCGTTCCCGAGGCGCTGGAGCTGGACCCGGACCTGGTCGAGGACGCGGTGGACGAAGCCCTTTACGAGCTGGAGGAGCGGGGCATCCGCGGCAAGGCCGTCACGCCCTTCCTCCTCCAGGTGCTGCACGAGAAGACCGAAGGCGCCACCCTGCGCACGGGGGTGGCCCTGGCCGAGGAGAACGCGCGCCTGGCCGCCCGCGTCGCGTCGGAGTTCGCCCGGCTGCAGGCGGCCCGGAGCATCTCCTGA
- a CDS encoding helix-turn-helix domain-containing protein, translating into MDRRPQQDRIAQGLKDLSGREREILELLANGLNNREIAAALYISPHTVKNHVSSIYRKLGADDRTRIAVTALRLGAAHLRDDLVPCGPGTTAL; encoded by the coding sequence GTGGATCGACGGCCTCAGCAGGACCGGATCGCCCAGGGGCTCAAGGATCTGTCCGGGCGGGAGCGCGAGATCCTCGAGCTCCTGGCCAACGGTTTGAACAACCGAGAGATCGCAGCCGCGCTCTACATCAGCCCCCACACCGTGAAGAACCATGTGAGCAGCATCTACCGCAAGCTTGGCGCCGACGACCGCACCCGCATCGCCGTCACCGCCCTGCGGCTGGGCGCCGCCCACCTGCGCGACGACCTGGTGCCCTGCGGGCCCGGCACGACGGCCCTCTGA
- a CDS encoding S-methyl-5'-thioadenosine phosphorylase has product MPQAEIGIFGGSGFYRFLENVEEVWVETPYGAPSDKVSLAEVEGRRVAFLPRHGRDHRLPPHRINYRANLWAMKELGVTRVIGPCAAGSLQPHVRPGDLVVSDQFVNRTWGREDTFYEGPIVTHISAADPYCPELRPLALEAAGQVGFRAHDGGTVVVVQGPRFSTRAESKEFQAQGWEVINMTQYPEVILARELGMCYLNLALITDYDVGLEGHPEVRPVSHQEVMRVFQENNDRLRELLQRLVARIPRERGCACGQALESARP; this is encoded by the coding sequence ATGCCACAGGCAGAGATCGGCATCTTTGGGGGATCAGGCTTCTACCGCTTTCTGGAAAACGTGGAGGAGGTCTGGGTGGAGACGCCCTACGGGGCCCCGAGCGACAAGGTTTCCCTGGCCGAGGTCGAGGGCCGGCGGGTCGCCTTCCTGCCCCGGCACGGCCGGGACCACCGGCTGCCGCCCCACCGCATCAACTACCGGGCGAACCTGTGGGCCATGAAGGAGCTGGGGGTCACCCGGGTGATCGGGCCCTGCGCGGCCGGCAGCCTCCAGCCCCACGTGCGCCCCGGGGACCTGGTGGTGAGCGACCAGTTCGTCAACCGCACCTGGGGCCGGGAGGACACCTTCTACGAGGGCCCCATCGTCACCCACATCTCCGCCGCGGACCCGTACTGCCCCGAGCTTCGCCCCCTGGCCCTGGAGGCGGCCGGCCAGGTCGGTTTCCGCGCCCACGACGGCGGCACGGTGGTGGTCGTGCAGGGGCCCCGCTTCTCCACCCGGGCCGAGAGCAAGGAGTTCCAGGCGCAGGGCTGGGAGGTGATCAACATGACCCAGTACCCCGAGGTGATCCTGGCCCGGGAGCTGGGCATGTGCTACCTGAACCTGGCCCTGATCACCGACTACGACGTGGGGCTGGAGGGCCATCCCGAGGTCCGACCGGTGAGCCACCAGGAGGTCATGCGGGTCTTCCAGGAGAACAACGATCGGTTGCGGGAGCTTCTCCAGCGTCTCGTCGCCCGCATCCCCCGCGAGCGCGGGTGCGCCTGTGGGCAGGCCCTGGAATCGGCCCGACCCTGA
- a CDS encoding glycosyltransferase family 2 protein produces MTRDLVVIPVYNESRTLRQVIEATLGLTRARVLVVDDGSTDGSAEVVEALSSPRVECLRHPKNLGYGRALRDGFRVALERGDRFLVTLDADTQHEPAWIPRFLQRIRAAGVDVLSGSRYLEPLPAGSRGTIPPERLAINREITQRVNAVTGFGITDAFCGFKAYRVEALRGLHLTEDGYAFPLEFWAEAWRKGLEVLEEPVPPVYSHTFERRFPGPLDDPEVRRAYYLKVWERSIRRAGASGCCPPPPEPDRGEAACR; encoded by the coding sequence GTGACGAGGGACCTGGTGGTCATCCCGGTCTACAACGAAAGCCGTACGCTCCGGCAGGTGATCGAGGCCACCCTGGGGCTCACCCGGGCGCGGGTGCTGGTGGTGGACGATGGCTCCACCGACGGCTCGGCGGAGGTCGTGGAGGCGCTCTCGAGCCCCCGGGTCGAGTGCCTGCGCCACCCGAAGAACCTGGGCTACGGGCGGGCCCTGCGGGACGGCTTCAGGGTCGCCCTGGAGCGCGGCGACCGCTTCCTGGTGACCCTGGACGCCGACACCCAGCACGAGCCGGCCTGGATCCCCCGTTTCCTGCAGCGGATCCGGGCGGCGGGCGTGGACGTGCTCTCCGGCTCCCGCTACCTGGAGCCGCTGCCGGCCGGCAGCCGGGGCACCATCCCGCCCGAGCGGCTGGCCATCAACCGCGAGATCACCCAGCGGGTGAACGCCGTGACGGGCTTCGGCATCACCGATGCCTTCTGCGGGTTCAAGGCGTACCGGGTCGAAGCGCTGCGCGGCCTCCACCTGACCGAGGACGGCTACGCCTTTCCCCTGGAGTTCTGGGCCGAGGCCTGGCGGAAGGGGCTCGAGGTGCTGGAGGAGCCTGTGCCGCCCGTCTACTCACACACCTTCGAGCGCCGGTTTCCCGGCCCCCTGGACGACCCGGAGGTCCGGCGGGCCTACTATCTGAAGGTGTGGGAGCGATCGATCCGCCGGGCGGGTGCCTCGGGCTGCTGCCCGCCGCCGCCCGAGCCCGACCGCGGGGAGGCGGCGTGCCGGTGA
- a CDS encoding helicase-related protein — MSSYEQDGGAPVGARLLDRWQGQALLESELARRAGGAPSDLETLAAAVAAGWVDRVPAIERGPRGWTCLRCGGSAIRLLPCGRCGRTDCPFCEECATLGPARGCDRLYRFPARPATPWPAPGGGCPLGAPDSPSWPRLPFRLTPAQRRVADALARWATEPAGPGSMLLWAACGAGKTEMLLAAAAATLRAQGRVLVATPRREVVRELEPRIRSAFAPLPVSAWYGGAPEESRPDPGAPLVVATTHQCLRFHRAFHLVAVDEVDAFPFRDHEILRRAVERAALPGAKRLWVSATPPTWLRRQAGGRGGGRGRGRTGLLFLPVRPHGHALPEPRLLWDPRLLAWQVPGAWPRRLAVWLRASRARGARLLIFVPTVTLAQALPPVLARLVGEPVGTIWAGHPARDETLERFRRGRVGVLVSTSLLERGVTLPAVDVMVLFPEHPVFDAAALVQMAGRSGRSPEDPAGRVLFAGAWPSREVWRALLAVRGMNRRAAREGLLGSAAPGEAP, encoded by the coding sequence ATGTCGTCGTACGAGCAGGATGGAGGCGCGCCCGTGGGGGCGCGCCTGCTGGACCGCTGGCAGGGCCAGGCGCTCCTGGAGAGCGAGCTGGCCCGCCGTGCCGGCGGGGCGCCGTCGGACCTGGAGACCCTGGCGGCGGCGGTGGCGGCCGGGTGGGTCGACCGGGTCCCCGCGATCGAACGCGGTCCTCGCGGGTGGACCTGCCTCCGGTGCGGCGGGAGCGCGATCCGTCTCCTGCCCTGCGGCCGCTGCGGGCGAACGGACTGTCCCTTCTGCGAGGAGTGCGCGACACTGGGGCCGGCCCGCGGCTGCGACCGGCTCTACCGCTTCCCGGCGAGACCTGCCACCCCCTGGCCCGCTCCCGGCGGCGGGTGCCCTCTGGGCGCGCCTGATTCTCCGAGCTGGCCCCGCCTTCCCTTTCGCCTCACCCCGGCCCAGCGCCGGGTGGCCGATGCCCTGGCACGCTGGGCCACGGAGCCTGCCGGCCCCGGGTCCATGCTGCTCTGGGCGGCCTGCGGCGCGGGGAAGACCGAGATGCTCCTGGCCGCGGCGGCCGCGACCCTCCGGGCCCAGGGCCGGGTGCTGGTGGCCACCCCCCGGCGGGAGGTGGTGCGGGAGCTGGAGCCCCGCATCCGATCCGCCTTCGCCCCGCTGCCCGTGAGCGCCTGGTACGGGGGCGCGCCGGAGGAGAGCCGGCCGGATCCGGGAGCGCCCCTGGTGGTGGCCACGACCCACCAGTGCCTCCGGTTCCACCGTGCCTTCCACCTGGTGGCCGTCGACGAGGTGGACGCCTTCCCCTTCCGGGACCACGAGATCCTCCGGAGGGCGGTGGAGCGGGCAGCCCTGCCAGGGGCGAAGCGGCTCTGGGTGAGCGCCACCCCACCGACATGGCTCCGGCGGCAAGCCGGAGGTCGGGGTGGAGGCCGGGGCCGGGGGCGCACGGGCCTCCTCTTCCTGCCCGTGCGGCCCCACGGCCACGCCTTGCCCGAGCCCCGGCTCCTGTGGGATCCCAGGCTCCTTGCCTGGCAGGTCCCGGGGGCCTGGCCCCGGCGCCTGGCGGTCTGGCTGCGGGCGTCGCGGGCCCGGGGGGCGCGGCTCCTGATCTTCGTGCCCACGGTGACCCTCGCGCAGGCGCTGCCCCCCGTGCTGGCCCGCCTGGTGGGGGAGCCGGTGGGTACGATCTGGGCTGGGCATCCCGCCAGGGACGAGACGCTGGAGCGCTTCCGCCGCGGGCGGGTGGGGGTCCTGGTGAGTACCTCCCTGCTGGAGCGGGGGGTCACCCTCCCGGCGGTGGACGTGATGGTCCTCTTCCCCGAGCACCCCGTCTTCGATGCGGCCGCCCTGGTGCAGATGGCGGGCCGGTCCGGCCGGAGCCCGGAGGATCCTGCGGGGAGGGTGCTCTTCGCGGGCGCCTGGCCCTCCCGGGAAGTCTGGCGGGCCCTGCTCGCCGTTCGCGGGATGAACCGGAGGGCGGCCCGGGAGGGTCTCCTGGGTTCCGCCGCGCCGGGGGAGGCGCCGTGA
- a CDS encoding AAA family ATPase gives MNPSGDQRPDRIDGRVARVTFRNPENGFTVLRLEQEGGGRVAVVGNLPELKDGQPVRLFGRWTQHPRYGQQFEADAVEVVEPTGAEAIERYLASGAIPGVGPVLARRLVERFGARTLEVIEEAPRRLTEVEGVGREKARRIHRGLKDQKDAREAFLFLQGHGVGPALAARIHQTYGERTVARIQEDPYRLIYDVRGVGFLTADRIARSLGIPVDGPQRARALIRHRLQEATLAGHTFLPRPDLQREVVQEGIPPERFEEALAAAAERDEVVQEPGEVDAVYLPYLYEAELEVCLRLRLLLSSPSPEGEREPAMASGREQDGEPGPEAPRRGAQRVDPARLSQEVALAERSSRLELAPEQREALVQALVQPVLIITGGPGTGKTTLARAVAAWCQARQVRLLLASPTGRASRRLREATGLPARTLHRTLEFTYVPGAGERAGARWVRNAGNPLDADVVLVDELSMVDLPLFARLLAAVRPPTRLILIGDADQLPSVGPGQVLRDLLESGVVPSFRLRQIFRQAEQSLIVQNAHRIRTGRRPVWNRPGGEFFFIPAEPEAIPALVTDLVSRRLPSFAPDLTPAQIQVLCATRRGPSGADGLNRSLQEALNPAHPGKAEVTGGTTPEGEPERFRVGDRVMQVRNDYEKMVFNGELGRVAAVDPEQEQVTVVFDEGEESQEVLYGPGELDELQLAYATSVHKSQGSEYPAVVMPVVSVMPALMSRNLLYTAITRARRLVVLVGQVDALERYCRSSGALLARHSRMARRLVDVLGQGSPRIRPVQALRPALEALWRERHLAAPLEALWVDPERQRPSALCYVEREGRYLMIRRTKEPFAGLWTAPGGKVEPGESPEEAIRREVREETGLELERLELRMITSETGPHPAYNWLLFVFQGTAAPGPERDGGEGALRWFDRAELERASLPDVDRRLLPYLLAGPGAPLHLARVRYDAGGGVAELEVEEAGRTAPAAGETRE, from the coding sequence GTGAACCCATCCGGCGACCAGCGGCCCGACCGGATCGACGGTCGGGTCGCACGCGTCACCTTTCGCAACCCCGAGAACGGCTTCACGGTCCTGCGCCTGGAGCAGGAGGGCGGGGGCCGGGTCGCCGTGGTGGGGAACCTTCCGGAGCTGAAGGACGGCCAGCCCGTGCGCCTCTTCGGTCGCTGGACCCAGCACCCCCGTTACGGCCAGCAGTTCGAGGCCGACGCGGTGGAGGTGGTGGAGCCCACGGGCGCGGAGGCCATCGAGCGGTACCTGGCCTCGGGCGCCATCCCCGGGGTGGGGCCCGTTCTGGCGCGCCGGCTGGTGGAGCGCTTCGGCGCCCGCACCCTGGAGGTCATCGAGGAGGCCCCCCGGCGCCTCACGGAGGTGGAAGGGGTGGGGCGCGAGAAGGCGCGCCGGATCCACCGGGGCCTGAAGGACCAGAAGGACGCCCGGGAGGCCTTCCTGTTCCTGCAGGGTCACGGCGTGGGCCCCGCGCTCGCGGCCCGCATCCACCAGACCTACGGGGAGCGCACCGTCGCCCGCATCCAGGAAGACCCCTACCGGCTCATCTACGACGTGCGGGGCGTGGGCTTCCTCACCGCAGACCGCATCGCCCGCAGCCTGGGGATCCCCGTGGACGGCCCCCAGCGGGCCAGAGCCCTGATCCGCCACCGGCTGCAGGAGGCCACCCTTGCCGGCCACACCTTCCTCCCCCGCCCGGACCTGCAGCGGGAGGTGGTGCAGGAGGGCATCCCCCCCGAGCGGTTCGAGGAAGCCCTCGCCGCCGCGGCGGAACGGGACGAGGTGGTGCAGGAGCCGGGCGAGGTGGACGCGGTCTACCTTCCTTACCTGTACGAGGCGGAGCTCGAGGTGTGCCTGCGCCTGCGCCTGCTCCTGTCGAGCCCGTCCCCGGAGGGAGAGCGGGAGCCGGCGATGGCGTCCGGGCGGGAGCAGGACGGCGAGCCAGGCCCGGAAGCTCCCCGGCGCGGCGCCCAGCGGGTGGACCCCGCGCGGCTCTCCCAGGAGGTGGCGCTGGCCGAGCGGAGCAGCAGGCTCGAGCTGGCGCCTGAGCAACGGGAGGCCCTGGTCCAGGCCCTGGTCCAGCCTGTGCTCATCATCACCGGCGGGCCGGGAACGGGCAAGACCACCCTCGCCCGGGCGGTGGCCGCCTGGTGCCAGGCGCGGCAGGTCCGCCTCCTGCTCGCCTCGCCCACGGGCCGGGCCTCCCGGCGACTGCGGGAAGCGACGGGCCTCCCTGCCCGCACCCTCCATCGGACCCTGGAGTTCACGTACGTGCCCGGCGCAGGCGAGCGGGCGGGTGCCCGCTGGGTGCGAAACGCCGGGAACCCCCTGGACGCGGACGTGGTGCTGGTGGACGAGCTCTCGATGGTGGACCTGCCCCTCTTCGCCCGCCTCCTGGCCGCCGTCCGGCCGCCCACCCGCCTGATCCTCATCGGTGACGCGGATCAGCTCCCTTCCGTGGGCCCCGGCCAGGTGCTCCGGGACCTGCTGGAGTCCGGGGTGGTGCCGAGCTTCCGCCTCCGGCAGATCTTCCGCCAGGCCGAGCAGAGCCTCATCGTCCAGAACGCCCACCGCATCCGGACGGGCCGGCGCCCGGTGTGGAACCGGCCGGGGGGCGAGTTCTTCTTCATCCCGGCCGAGCCCGAGGCGATCCCCGCCCTTGTCACCGATCTGGTGAGCCGCCGCCTCCCCTCCTTCGCCCCGGACCTCACCCCGGCCCAGATCCAGGTGCTCTGCGCCACCCGCCGGGGTCCCAGCGGCGCCGACGGCCTCAACCGCTCGCTGCAGGAGGCCCTCAACCCGGCCCACCCGGGGAAGGCCGAGGTGACCGGAGGGACCACGCCCGAGGGTGAGCCGGAGCGGTTCCGGGTGGGCGACCGGGTGATGCAGGTGCGGAACGACTACGAGAAGATGGTCTTCAACGGCGAGTTGGGGAGGGTGGCGGCCGTGGACCCGGAGCAGGAGCAGGTGACCGTCGTCTTCGACGAGGGGGAGGAGAGCCAGGAGGTACTCTACGGGCCCGGCGAGCTGGACGAGCTGCAGCTCGCCTACGCGACCTCGGTGCACAAGAGCCAGGGCAGCGAGTACCCGGCGGTGGTCATGCCGGTGGTGTCGGTGATGCCGGCGCTCATGAGCCGGAACCTCCTCTACACCGCCATCACCCGGGCCCGGCGGCTGGTGGTGCTGGTGGGGCAGGTGGACGCGCTGGAGCGGTACTGCCGCAGCAGCGGGGCCCTCCTCGCACGCCACAGCCGGATGGCACGGCGCCTGGTGGACGTCCTGGGGCAGGGATCGCCGAGGATCCGCCCAGTGCAGGCGCTTCGCCCGGCCCTGGAGGCCCTCTGGCGCGAGCGGCACCTGGCCGCGCCGCTGGAGGCGCTCTGGGTGGATCCAGAGCGGCAGCGGCCCAGCGCCCTCTGCTACGTGGAGCGAGAGGGGAGGTACCTCATGATCCGCCGCACCAAGGAGCCCTTCGCCGGCCTCTGGACCGCCCCGGGCGGCAAGGTGGAGCCGGGCGAGTCCCCCGAGGAGGCCATCCGCCGGGAGGTGCGGGAGGAGACGGGCCTGGAGCTGGAGCGGTTGGAGCTGCGGATGATCACCTCCGAGACCGGTCCCCACCCGGCCTACAACTGGCTGCTCTTCGTCTTCCAGGGAACGGCCGCGCCGGGCCCCGAGCGGGACGGTGGGGAGGGGGCCCTGCGCTGGTTCGATCGGGCCGAGCTGGAACGCGCCTCGCTGCCCGATGTGGACCGGCGCCTGCTCCCCTACCTCCTGGCCGGACCCGGCGCTCCCCTGCACCTGGCCCGGGTCCGGTACGACGCCGGCGGCGGGGTGGCGGAGCTGGAAGTGGAGGAGGCCGGCAGGACCGCGCCCGCGGCCGGCGAAACCAGGGAGTGA